The region GACACAGAATGTAAAGGTGGCATCACAGCTGTTGCAGTGCTTTGACTTAAGGGACTGCAGGGCATCTTCTCACACTTTCTGttcttgctgcatttttttatgCATGATTACAACCAAAcgaaatggaaaatgtttaaGCAGAGGACAGACATTTATGACAAGCTTGTGACGTTGTTGTAAAGTTGCTTTAAACAGATTCAACAAGTTCTCCACACTGACTGACGAAATAGGTCTTTTGCCATCCGCATGGCCCAACAATTCAATATGGGCCAACGGGGCAAAAATAAGTGGGCCCCGACTGAACCCCCCCTTTTTTCTAATTCTTTGTGTACTGAGAATGACACATATTAGGTTTAAGTGATATTAAAGTGATGCTGATAGGACATGGCGACGAACAATTTTGAACCACGTTATAAAGTCAGGATTTTGCAAGTTCATGTAGAATCATTTCTGTGGACACCTCCTGAGAATTTTTTCAGGAGAGTATGTTTTTCCAAActgaaaatcaaaagaaaagacCCATCCAGATCCAAATGATAAAACTCTGGTTCCATATccatcagacaaaaaaactggACCTCTGGGTGATTCAGCTGGATATGTTGACAGTGAAGAAGTAACACCTGAGTGCACTGCACATTTCAGTACAGCTGGTTTTTATCAGGGGAGGAACAGATTCAGCCTGGCCTTCAGATCCAGTGAAGGACACAGCTTTGTGGGGCAGCGTCTTGCATGGGACGCAGTCCCTGAATTAGGATGTGACTACAGTGAGTGGGAGAGTCAAagacgggggagggggggcggggggtgtcAGGGGGCAAACCTCATGATGAGGCTGTAAAATCAAAAGTGTTATCATATCTTATCTTTGATGTGGTGAACTTATTAGCAGACACACATCAACATTAGCATCAACATGGACTCGTATTCCTGTCCACCTCCTGTTTGTTGCTAAATGTTCCATTATTTTCACCAGCAGGTCTCCAactttgtctgttgtttggaCAGTGAACAGTTTTAAGTAGTTTGGccctaaaaccaaaacaatgactCTGAAAGAAGCTAAAATGCTGCAAAGAATTGAGCCAAGTGCTCTGGAGCTATAATGTTATATAATGTGTCCTTCATTTTGATGCATATGAGCTATCATGTCTTCATTCAGTTCATGTGGTTTGCTGACAGTGAAGTGTGCAGTAATGTGTTCTCCCTGTAAGCCTTGTCTGACAATACTTGCTCAGTGggtaaatatgtttttcatcATTTGGTTGGCTGTGATGTGTCAATGATGCTTTGGTCTTTCCAGATAATGAGGTCCATCTGAAGGGGCTGGGCCGGGCTGGAGAGAAGAGGATGCCACAGCGCCCCCCTCTGGGATCTGCAGTGCCACTGTCCTGTCCCCACCACACACTTCTCTTCCTGGATGATGGAGGGAGAGCCCTTCACCTCTGcattctcctctctgctgtacTCCGCTGGGGGACACTTCGttgccctctcctcctcctcttcctcgtcttcctcctcgtcctcaACGGATTCAGCTATCACTGCCATGTCCCTGGAGCAGAAGACAACTTTTGCCTTGGtcatcttcctctttgtttttctcctcatcctcattgTGCGATGCTTCCGTATCCTGCTGGATCCGTATCGGAGTATGCCAACCTCCACGTGGGCAGATGGGCTTGATGGTCTGGAAAAGGGCCAATTCGACTATACTCTGGCGTAGGGTTACTCAattcacacaaaatacacacatgtaacATAACAGTGTATatttctgtacacacacatacacacacgtgtgctgtgttactgtgtttgcCTGGAGTTTATGGATGCACCATGTGTTAAGCTGCTCTTTAAGAacatgaggtttttttttttaccttcttgTTTTTGGTTTAGAGATATGAAACGTTGAGATTTGACAGAGGTCTTGAAGATGTAATTGTACAGTTTTACTTTGGCACCTGCTGTGAAGAGAAACATTTGAACAAGCTTGTTTGTAATCAGATTGTTCAATTGGAAAGACAACAGGGTATCAGGGTTTTACACTTACAGGGTATCAGATTCAAGTTGATTAACcttgcacacacattttaattctAAGAAGGTCTTGAACCAAGTTGTGCAGTTACTGAATTCAGTGTCCATCAGGGTCCTCTCAGATACATCGCCCAGATAAAGCCAAATTAAACCTGCGTGAGGTTAAAGTCCTCATAAATGCACATGAattcacattaaaatgtcattttaagtCTTGTGATACACTTGAATTTTATGTGTAAACAAGCAGCGACATTGTTATCATACTTGCCCACATACTTTGTATGTATTCTGATGATTACCCACATGTGGGGCAGATCATGGCCAAAATCATCCCTGCCCGACAGGACTATTCTCCTTGAAAAGCTCTGTCTTTGCACAACCTAAACATAATGGTGACTTTCGAGAGCGTCACACTACAGTTACTGTTGAGATCACTGCAGAAAAACCAGCATCAGTAACAAGCTCTATTTATTTCACTGCCAAACCTTCCACTGTCTTTGTTGTGGTTTGATCAGAGTATGCAGCTGACGTTCACACCTTGATTTACCGACACCGCCGACGCCCAAGTAAGGCATGAGTGTGATGCGCACAGGAATGAGTAGTTTTGTGCAGTTTGTCTTACTGTTCTTGGCAGATCCTTTCAAGCTCTGTCAGACTGGATGGGAAGTGTCTGTGAACTGCCAAGTCTGGACTTTGACTGGGCCACTcagggacagtcagagacttgtcccaCAGCCACTCCAATGTTGTCTCGGCTGTTTGGGTCATTGCCATGCTGAATGGGGAACTGTGACCCCAGTTTCAGGTTGTGTGCAATCAGGAGCAAGTTTTCTTTAAAGACATCTCAttatttggctgcattcatctttccctcAGTTCTGACCTGTCTGCTTGTCCCTGCCAATGAAAAGTCCTCTgtcccacagcatgatgctgccatcACCATGCTTTATTGTAGAGATGGTATTGGCCAGGTGATGACCAGTGACTGTTGTTTGCCAGACATAGTGTTTGGGGTTCTAGATTGCAGTTTTTGTGTCAAACTGGTATTGAGTGGAAGTAAAGTAATATGCTTCAATATCCTCCcagaatatgaagctgcagGCTACATAGAATGGGAAGTGTTTTTACTGAACTTCAAGAGTGACCAAGCAAAACTCTACCAACTCCTGTAAGTTCTATCAGGTCAGtaggagaaataaaaataataataataataataatgacatgaCAGAAGTGTTTAAATCATAATTCAAAACAATTGTCAACACTAACAGGCACTAAAAGTTGTGTAACTTGTGTAACTGTCTCCAGTGGGACCAATTACATTGTCAGCTTGATAGGTGGGTtgatataaacataaacataaaggAGAAGGTACAAATTCATCTTGCAATACAAAGGCTAACGATACACCATAATAATCATGTTGCTAATATTACAAGTTTGTGATTTCTAGCACAACTCACATATACTGATTAAAGGTTAAAAAGCATATGCTATTGTGGTGGTCCTGTTTTATTGAAACACTGCTAGTGATTCGCTGCTGCTGTAACCTCCATGACCTGTGCTTCCCCTCCACAGTTTGGAACAATGACCAAGgcactgttgaaaaaaaaacaaaaacaaaaacaaaagaaaaatctccagtGCTGATGTGGAGTTGTAATCTTCTAATCAGTAGCTCAGCCTGTGTACATATGCAGGGTCATAGCTCTAGTACTGTGTGCTGCTACACACtgtggtgtctgtgtctgcttggAAAGCagtacattaaaacacacacacacacacacggttcaGTTTGTGTAACAGAGTAACTGTGAATAAACTATTTCCATCAGTCTCTCTGACTATTTTTTCATCTGTAGTTTGGcactaatgtatttttt is a window of Toxotes jaculatrix isolate fToxJac2 chromosome 16, fToxJac2.pri, whole genome shotgun sequence DNA encoding:
- the LOC121195785 gene encoding cortexin-3; protein product: MEGEPFTSAFSSLLYSAGGHFVALSSSSSSSSSSSSTDSAITAMSLEQKTTFALVIFLFVFLLILIVRCFRILLDPYRSMPTSTWADGLDGLEKGQFDYTLA